The Silene latifolia isolate original U9 population chromosome Y, ASM4854445v1, whole genome shotgun sequence sequence TTCAATATTACCTACTCTTGTtccaaaaccgagtcaaaacggAGTTAATTCTTAGTGGTTGCAGAACATGCTCAATTCCTCATATAGGTTTCCATCTCTCCAATTGACAATGACCTTCTTTAGCAATTGGTTGAATAGATCCCCGCCTCAGCGTCACTCCCAATTTGGTTGACTATGATACCGGCTTTTCTGTGGTGGTTCACGTCAGAAGCCGAGTTCATTAGGTTGAACATGAATCCAACATAGTTGGTGATGTACATTTCTCAATACTGTCTGAGATGGCATTGTTCATATGCAATCAAGTTCAAAAGCACAGTCTTTGTTGCATCGTCGATCTTGATGGGAGGGATCTCTAGCAATCCTTAGTATTTGTCAAACTTTATGTCCCAGAATGCTTGACTTTTGCGCGTTTTGAACTTGATATCGACCTCTATTAGTTCTTCCACGCAGTACATCATCGTCGTTGAGTTGGCCTTGATATGTTCACTAGATAGTTTAGGATGCAATCTATAGTTCATTAACCTGAAAATTAGTAAACCAGATAAACATGATACCAGTTGCATCACATTCTTTTGTTTCTCTTGCGCATATGACATTGAGCTGATGCTTAAACTTGAGCGATCTTTTCTGCACAAACTAAGAACAAACTTACTCCTATGTTATTCAATATTACCTACTCTTGTTCCAAAGCAAAATTATCGATTTTTAGTGGATTCACCTAAAAAATTATCTCGGCCAACTCAGTGCCCAAGCTAGTTAATTCTCAACAGATAAGACTATCAAATACCAGCAAAATTTGACTTCAGATCAAAACTCGAAAAATTCTCCTCCTATACTCGATTCCGTTCACCACCATGTTGCTCCACCTTCTCCACCAGTCACGGCCATCATATGCTCTGATCAGATTCGTACCAGCAACATCGACGTCAACGCACTCCGAGCACCACTATGTTCCTGCTCCACCACACTAACTGAATCAAGCCCAGAACAACCCAACTCCTTCTTTGCCGTCGTCGGAGCTCCGACGCAAACCGCTGCACCAGATTCGCACCACCTTCACCTTGAGATGAAGCTTCTATGGAGCTAGTCAAGGAATGTGAGAGATCCGAATAAAAAATCAACAACCCTCCTAATATTATTGTTAAGCTCCCTAATTAGGCCTACATTCATTGAAAGATTATCAGGAATTCTGGACTCGTGATTCTAGTTGATCTCATTGATGAGCAACCTGTTTGATATTGATATCGATTAATTGATATCAAATAAAGATGCTGGGTTTTTCTTATTAGTTCTTCCGCAAATTGGGATTTTTTGTTTGGGTTTATTGAGTAGTTGATGAAAGATTTTTTaagagtaaattaacaattactcccttatagaaaccacttttctaaaaaaactcccttatgaaaactttttaatTTTTTACTCCCATAAAACTTACTCTGATGAAATATTGCACCCAAAATGCCTCTCCGGTGACTGATTCCGTcagtttttgaattttatgattttaagtctatttttatgaccaatttgccCCTATCCTCTCTTATATACCTCTTATTACTCTTCTCTCTCCTTTATACTTTCACCTCACCTCATTCATTCACCCTTTTCTTTAATTTCCCCATTTTCCCCCCAAATTAAGGTATGTTcttcttcctcttaattttattTCTATACTCTTAATTTTTGATTTTGTTATTTGCGGTTGTTTTGCTTCAAATGAAGAGCtgcgatttttgaaaacaaattagGGTTCGATTTTTGCAATCAAATTAGTGTTCATATTAGCTGCGATTTTCTGTCTAGATATAGTTTAAATGTGCGATTTTATGCATTCAAATTAGGGTTCATATTTTCTGcattttgttcaaaaatttagGCGCAACATGTCAATTGAAAGCAGCTATGAAAGCAGTCATCATAGTGTTGTTGATGAGCAGCCAAAGAAGTGCTTCTGTGGTGTCCCTGTTGCCATTTTGACGTCTTCCACACATGACAATCCAGGAAGGAGGTTTGAAAGGTGTAAATTTTCTAACCCATCAGCTGGTATGGGAGGTTGTCGTTGGTTTCGTTGGCACGATCGTGTTCAAACAGAGTGGCAGAAAGATGTAATCAACAAGATGAAGATGGAGAAAAGAGTGAATGAGTATGAAGTTGGCTGTTTGTCTCGTGAAATTCAATGGTTGAAGGATGATAGGAAAAAGCTTCAGTTTGAGATTGaaaacttgaagaacaaagctttcatGTCAAAGTGTGAAAGGGCTACTTATTGCAAAGGGTTTCCATTGGCAATTGTTGCTGCCATTGTCATTGTTTTCGTAACTGTaatagtatatagtaagtagGTATTAGTTTGGATGAATGTAATGTTAAGAGTAGTCTAATGTTGAAGAATTTGGCGTAATGACAATGCTTTCATTTGGCGTAATAGCAGTTGAACAATTTTCTATTTTACGTACTTGTTTGAAGTTTCCAATTTTACTGGCATGTATAATATAGTGTTTTCATTGTTAATGTTGTGTATTATCAGCTTAAGGCAGTCAATATAAACAAGTAATCCTTGTTTATATCTACTACCTTGAGCTTGTAATGCTCACCATTGACAATGAAACCACTAATACCGCCCTGTAAAAATCTCAAAAACTGAACAAGCAAACCAGAAATTCAGAGCACATCAATTGCTCCaatataacaacaataatacccACCTGCAACACACATTGTTTCAACAAAACAAACAGCCTGTGAAGACTGAAATTGACATTTACCACATAAATTGTTCATTGTTCAAATACATGGTTAAGAGGGTACTACTAAATAGACTACATTGTTCAAACACAACAACAAAAGCATACTGAAAATTAAAgttcaacaacaacgacaaatgtAGATAAGATCAGATCATAGAAGATTGTTTGAAGCTTGGGATAAAAGTTCAGTGAATGAATGACAAAGTGAAGTGGGTGGTGCTTGGTTGGGTGCATTTGCAGAGTGGATGTACTTGGGGAGTTGGCAAGGGGTGTCTTTGTTCTCCGTGCTTCCTTTCTTGCATCCCTAGCCTGCCTCTTCTCCCTTGCATTATTTGCCCACTCACTTCTAGCAAGGGGCCTTCCACCAAGAGCTTCAGCTGTCTTTGGAGGTGCAGGAGGATTTTTGCAGGTTCTTTTGTAATGCCCTGAGCCACCACAATGGCTACAATTGTTGGTCCTCTTCAACCTCTTCACTTGTTGGTCTTCCTTTTCACCAACTGATTTCCTTCTCTTTTTTGATTTTGGTCTTCCTGGCATGGTCCTCATTGGTGGTGGTAATGGCTCTGGTAAACCAGTAGGTTCCCATTGTTTGACACCAGGCATAGGAGAAACAGAGTGAGCATAGGTGATCATGTACCTCTCCTTTGAGTATGCATCATCTACAAAGTTTCTGGGGTCCATTCTCTTTTCAAGCATGCAACACATTGCATGGGGGCAAGGCAGTCCAGTTAAGTCCCAATGCTTGCACCCACATGACCTGGTGTTAAGGTTCACAACAAACTGCTCCCCTTTCAACTCAACCTCAAACTCACTATCATTAGATTGCATAAAAGTTCCAAATCTGGCCTCCTCCTTTGCCCAATCCAAGTACTTGGTCACATATGGCATCAACCTGTCATCAACTTTCCTTCCACCCTCTCTTTTTTGACAAATTCTTTGCATTACATACCTCCTCATCCATTCTAAATGTGTGAGTATTGGTTTATCTCTTGCCTCCTTCAAAATCGCATTGAATACTTCACACAAATTGTTCAGAGGAGGTTTGACTTGCATTGTACATCAAATGCATGCCTAGACCAATGTTGAGGGGGAATGTCATTCAGGTAGGCATATGCCTCTTTTGATAGGAACTACATGCCCTTCATTTCTCGCTTGAAATCAGCCTGTAATGATTGAATATCAGTTCTAAATAGAACTACTAATAAATAAGCTAAAATAGAAAAGAATAGAAATTTACTACTCAAATCAGTCAAATAAATGAACGTAAAAGCATTATAAActactcaaaataaatgaatatcagtcaaaataaatgaataaaattgaATATCAGTCAAATTAAAGAATAACTTATGAATTAAGTGCAATATAAACTAAAATAGAAAAGAATAGAAATTTACCCTTGTCATTGCTCTAGCACATGCCCAAAATGTTTCTTTGAATAATTGACCACTCCACCTGAGCTTAAAATTGGCCCAAATGTGTCTAGCACAGAACCTTATGTTGGCCTTTGGAACCACATTAGCTAGGGCATCAACTAACCCTTTCTCGCCTGTCGACATCACAGTTAATCCTTCCCATCCACCTTCTCAATGTCATGGCTCAAAAGCTCTAAAAACCAAGTCCAAGAATCCCTGTTCTCCACCTCCACCACTGCCCATGCTACTGGGTAGATATTATTATTCCCATCTAACCCAACAGCCACTAGACACATGTCTGGGTATACTCCCTTCAAATGACAGCCATCAATCCCAAGTATAGGTCTCGCAACCGTTTTGAACCCTTCTTTGCAAGCTTTGGACAAGTGTAAAACCTCTTAAATATAACAGGTGGCCTGTCAATGTTATAACAAACCACAAAAGCTGAACTGCCAGGATTATATTTAATCACAGCTTCTGCATAATCCCAAACCCTTGCATATTGATCTTTTCCATTACCATGGATAACCAGCTTGGCTCTTGACCTTGCCAACCAACATGTCATGTAACTGACATAAACTCCAAGATCCTTCAAAACATGGTTCTGAAATCTTTTTATCTTCCAATCCAAGTTAGTTCTCCAAAACTCTAAATACTTGTCAGCAAGAAATTCAGAACCAACCTTTCTATTGTAAGTTATCATTACACAGTTGTCCTTCAACTTCAACCCTCTAATTTGAAATGTCTCTTGGCTTGTGAGCTTCCTAGCATGCACATAAAACTTACAAGGATTCTCAATCCCACATACACACTTTCCTAGCTTTGACCTTTTCTTGTTCCATGGACAGTTACATCTATTGTAGCATTGGGCAGTCACCCTGTCCCTTCCATTGTGAGAATACCAGAAATCATACCCATTCTTCACACTATGATGGATTAAAGCCTTCCTGAATATCTCAACACTTGGAAATTTCAATCCTTTGCTGAGTTTTATACCCTTTCCAAAGTCAACATCAGGATTAAAACTAGGATAAGGACATGCCTCATCATCAGATCCCTCAAGACTCCTTAGCTCATCTGAGTCACAATCCACATATGAGGTGACATTAACATCTAATTCATCAACCCCAACCAACACTTTCTCTCTTGCTTTAGAACATTCAACTCGAGCTTCTTTATTATCCCTCTGGCCCTCAACACCTAATCCAGCTTCCACTCCCTTTAATATTGAGTCACCCTCTTTCTCTtgattattaatgaaataatcaaAAATATTCAAACCAAGGTCAAACTCATTCAAACCAAAATCAGTATCACTCAAACCTGCTTCACTAACCTCAGAATCAGTGAACTCAGCCTCATCATTGTCATCACCATCATTTGCTTTGGTTTGAGACACCTTCTTCTTAccttttttcaaattcaatttttttccCTATAACAGTTCTTTTTTTAGGAGCTACCTCCTCCTTTCTGCTTTCACTAACTTTTGCCTTCCCTTTTACTTCACCCTTTTTCACCTTCAGCTTCTCCTTACTGCTTTCACTAGCCTTAGCCTTCCCCTTGCCTTTTTCAGTCACAACAACAgacccatcactacactcttcaATAACAACATGTTCAGCTCTTTCTCTTATAACAATTCCAGGTTGAACACCAAATCCCAGATTCCTTCTCAAAGGCAAATTCTTCCTTTTAGTTGGGACATCAACAATTTGGAGATCTGAGGTAGAGATTTGTTTTTCAAAGTTTTGTGTGCTAGAGTTTTCTGTGGTAGTTTTCTTCAGTCTAGGGCTTTTTCTTTGAGATAAGGCAGGATATTTATTTTGGGTGGGTAGCTTTTGTCTTGGTGCTTTGAATTGTAAAGAATCATTAAGGCTATTGTGGGCCCCCACCAACTGTTTTTTTTTCTGATAAAGTATTGATTCCCTCCTCAGAATCTTTTTCTAAAGGGTCAACACTCACACTTTCTGTCCTTTGTACAACACATGAAGCAATAGATGCTGTCCTTGGTAGAGTAATCCACACACTCACTGTATTGGTTTTCTTGCACACAGTCTTCAAAATATTGATAAGATCAAAACTGGATACTAACAACCCATTTCCATGTGCATCACAAATACTCCTCATTGGCCTTCCATACCAAATTTCAAAGTCCTCACTTCTAGTTAAGCGACTAGCCAATTTCTTGAAAAAATCTACAGTGATATTATCTAACAAAACACCAGCTCTACGGTGTACAGCACCACCCTCATACTCAAATTTTCCATTGGCCTTAGGCTCAAAATTACCCCCATGAAAGGCACGAACAGTTACCCTCTTGTGAGTTGTTTCTGAGGTCATTTCCTACAAACTTACCTCAACAATTAGGGATGTGAACCAATAATTTAGTGTTGAAGACAAAGTAATTAAGGGATTTGAAACAAATAAACTAGTGTTTAAGACATAAATTAAGAATTGAAACCCAGAAATTTGGGTTTTAAacccagaaattagggttttaaacccAGAAATTAGGGTTCTAAAGCCAAAAATTAGGGATTCAAACCCAGAAATTCGGAACTAAAACCAAGAAATTAAGGTTTAAAAATCAGAAATTAGGGTCTAAaacccaaaaattagggttttaaacccAGAAATTAGGGTTCCAAACCCAGAAATTAAGAGCTCAATCCCATAAATTAGGATTTCAAACCCAGAAAATATACATAAATACACATAAATTTGGGTTACAAACCCAGAAATTTGAATAAAAATGACATCAATTTAACCCATACCGAGCAACACGATAAATATGACTACGAACAAAAAAATTCATTCGAACTTAAACCCAGAAATTTGAATAAAAATGACATCAATTAAAGCCCTAAATGAAAAATAAAGCAATTAAGTTCACAAATTAAAACTAAAGACATGAATTCGGGGGAGGAAACTTACATATATGAATCTGGAACCATCACAAATTAGAGAAGGAATCACCAATGTGCCAATTTGAAGGAGGATTTTAgagtaaaaatttgaatttttttgtcGAGGAAAGTGAGGGAAATGAGTGGGGGTTGTAAAAATTGAAACTGAAGAGTCAAATTGGAAATGTTGGGTTAATCACAAAAACAAGGGCAAACGGTCATAAAATCATACATTTCACCTGAAAGTCCATTTGGGTGTAATATTTGATCAGAGTAAGTTTTATGGGAGTAAAAAATTAAAATGTTTTCATAAGGGAGTTTTTTTAGAAAAGTGGTTTCtataagggagtaattgttaatttactcatTTTTTAATTGGGTTATGTTTTGAGCCTTTCATGCGTTGCTAATTAGCTGCATATGTTTTGTGTATTGAATCTCAGCCATTTATTTCCTTTTATCTAATGGCTTAGATTTTCGAAACTCACAACTCACTATAAGAACCAAACACACGAGATcccgtctctctctctctctctctctctctctatatatatatatatatatatatatatatatatatatatatatatatatacatatattgtAATTTACTTTAGTAACAATTGACATTGAAATACGTTTACGGTAAATAAATACAATAGTTTTTTTGTAGATAGGTTTCAAATGTAAAATAAATTATGGGTGATGTCATCTAAATCATGGGTGATGTCACTATTAAATCATCTAAATAATGATGGGAAGTGCTAGGGCGATATCGGGTATTACCGAGTTTCGGTAACACCTTAAtaaaaaataagaaataaaaaataAGTTTTCGTTTTTGCAACAATATCATCAGTGTTTTAGCCAAAAATTGACCAAACCTTATTAAATCTTTTATGGTGGATCAAAGCGATCTACTCCATTTAGCCTCTAAACGTTGTTAATTTATATTTGATTTATGGTTAGATGTTAATGAAAATAACGATGTAAATAACGACGAAAACAACGTAAAAGATAAAGACACGAgattggtgacgcggaaaacccaatgtgggaataATTGCGGGGAGAGTCGGTATCCCACCGAGTATGCACTATAATCCTTTAAGAAATATTTTGGTGTATAGAAGAGGAAGGCGCTAGGAGACAAAGCTCTACATGAACGTTTCCTGCTGGATCCTCTGCCGGAACTTCTGTTGGAGCCTGAGCTAGAACTTCTGTTGGAGCCTGAATGTTTTCTGCTGGAACTTGACTATTTTTGCTGAGTTTAGGACTGTTTATGTGTGATTGAGAATGATCTTTTCCTTATGCTTGGCTTGTCTTTTATAGTAGGCAAACACTCGTAGGCTCCCTTATAACTCCCCACTAAATGCTCAATCAAATGCCCCATTCAATAATAGCCGTTATTTGACCAAATCCTCTATTAACCCCACATTATTCTCTCTAATCCCTATTGCTTAGCTTTTGACTTTGACTTTCATAACTACCTTTCTTTCCTCAAGACTATTAGGTATAATCTTCCTCCTTTCTAACAACTATTTGACCCATTCTTGTCATGTCATCGATCATAACCAATCCTTGCTCGACACGTGGCACATGCAAATTGTGTAAAATTTTGTCCTAACAGTATGGATAAAATCATAATTCACAATCTATTACATTAAGaaaagaatatatatatatatatatatatatatatatatatatatatatataaatataaaatattgtacttcctccattcaactccactctaccatatttccttttttatccattcaacttcactctacctatttcctaaaaaagaatgacaaatgaccattttgtcctcatacctcattacttatttacaatatttgcCACTCATACCCCACTACTTCTACATCAAACTCCACCCTTTTCCACTCATACCCCCACTTATTTACACCATACTTcattacttatttacaatatattccacccaaccccacccttcttaatatttgtgaAAAACACAAATAGACAGAGTGGAGTTAGATGGAGTAGTACATCAATACATATCATAACAAACACATCTTTATATATCCTCACCATCAAATAATACGTTTACCAATTAacagaaaaataaaaaaaggacTTCTTCCATCACACATACCAATTAAGAAGGTTAATGTACACATGCAATTTGTGTAGTTCAATAGCTTTCACCATGCTTGCTTCAGCACTCTCTAAATGGCAGTGGTATCCCTTTACTATAAAAGTCAAAACATTTAAAGTATTTTGATCGGCTCGAAAATTAGGGAttgaaaaagtaaaaaaaaaaattcttgctATAGGATACCCACATTCTTTTCTGATTTAATTACTCTCTCACTCTTATCTCTTTTTTTAAGGGAGATTAAATAA is a genomic window containing:
- the LOC141630605 gene encoding uncharacterized protein At1g43920, Chloroplastic-like → MSIESSYESSHHSVVDEQPKKCFCGVPVAILTSSTHDNPGRRFERCKFSNPSAGMGGCRWFRWHDRVQTEWQKDVINKMKMEKRVNEYEVGCLSREIQWLKDDRKKLQFEIENLKNKAFMSKCERATYCKGFPLAIVAAIVIVFVTVIVYSK